The nucleotide window tttatttttttaaaaaaacaagtttttaatttttaaaatttacatttttttaatttttaatttcaaaatatactcattttaaaagtttttatcctattaaaattaatttaagagttTTTTATGGAGTAATGATAACTATAATATGATGGTGTAGGATACCATGTCAATGGAGGTAATCACTATGATAATGATGATGGTAATAATAGAAAGGATCATGTCAAATATATAGtatgcatgtattttttttaaactaaaaacaaaattcataaaaaaatcttaattttaaaaaatgagttaaaaattattccaactttatttttgttcagatgagttttattttcaaaattatatttgataacTAAAAGCTTTCAACCACTTCAAATAGATCTTAAGCTTATGGGcaagttaatttaaaattctctctaattaacttctctaaaagtttttttttaattttgtataaattaattttaaaattttttaagtttattttgttCTTCTATGAATACTtaaggaaaaaattattaaaacatgTGATAAGGCTTTCCAAATATGTTAGTGTTGGGTTAGTACATACGTTTGGCTATGTGAGTGCTGAATTTAGTTGAACACCACTTGTTTGATGAAAAAAATCTgaatagaaaatgttttttttaatatattgactGAATGGTGTATACTTTTAATTAAGCTGCTTCCAAAGATGTTGGATACTAGTTTCAATGCCAGCACCATACGTTAGCGACTAATCTTTATTTTATCTCGAGTACCAGGTTTGAAATGGCACAAACTCTCGGGTCTATATGCGTCTCTCGTTTATAAATAAACTCGTTTCTATATCCTCCTCTAATCTACTATTAATATGGCCGACAAGTTAATATATAGAGTAAAGTATCAAATTAGTCTTTCACTTTTGGAGGAGCTGTCAATTTGATCattgagatttaaaaaatatcaaaatgattATCGACTTTACATTCGGTTTGCTACATTAGTCTCTGTCGTTAGTAGTCTCCTAATATCGTTAGTAAATGTGTGATGCGGAGTGTCATCTGGACGCACACGTGACAAGCGTAATTGGGAAATAAGCAATGCCACGCTATAGTAACTAAtatgacataattttaaatgttatattgAAAAATGAAGAGTCAATTTTGTATATAGTGTCAAATTGATCCGTAATAGTTTTGAATCTAATTGAAAACATGATGAATTCTCTCTTATCATTTTCTCCCTCCTATGGTTGAAGGATAGCGTTCGTGTGCTAGGTCCACGTCGATCATCGCTCTCCCAGTTGTGGTGGTTGCCGTTCTTCTTCACTGTTCATTGACGCAATCAGTACTTTTGTATGTTCCACGTCGATCATCTTCACCCTCCAGTGTTGATTGACGCAATCGATGATTTCCAATGGAGGTAAGGGTTTTGTTTTTCACTGCATTTATTAATGGACAAACATTAACATCACTTACTTGTGGTAATggacaaacataaaataatctCCCATTATTCCTTGTCGTCCTTGTTGTTCGAATGGTAGCTCTTCTACGACAATAGCAAAGACGATTTGACGTGGCATTTCCCCTTGTGCTTAAATTAACAGACATGGTTGACCACAAAATAATAGAAGAAGAACTACAAAGATGGAGAAAGATGAATAGGAGAATAATAAGAATTGGATGAGAGTATGAGTAGGAGAAAAAATGGAATGAAAGCGTGAATAAGAACTACTAATCGCTTGTAGTGTCCTTCATAACAACTTGGACTGGGTGTCCTCTAAAGTGAATACCGGACCAAAATAACCTACCTCACGTATTTGTGTCCGGTATGCAACCAGACTATACgaccttttttttttgagtcACAGACTATACTACCTAATAAGGAGTGCTGCACAATTTGGTATTATACATACGTAACTTTACACTATCAAGTATAACGAATGAAAAAATAgcttaatacattttttaaacaaagattagattaagaaaacaaagcaaaataaaaaatgaattactgaagaagaaattaaagaCACTAATCATGTTAATTAGCTGgttataagattttaaaaatgacTGCCACAGGAATGTTGACAACGTGACCTTGATTACCATACAGCCCAATTCTCCCATAGCTAGCAGCAGAACTGTTGTTGGTTACATTGAAGATCACAGACAAGACAAGTCTCTCCCCACTTGCAAGAGAGAAATAATTAGGAGATACTTTCATAGAAGTGCCATATGGAGCACTCCAACCAACATTGTATGTTTCATTTCCAGCAATGTTTTGGATTATTCTTTGTACCACTCTAGATTGGTTCAACCTTGCTATTGTGATTGAGGGCAAGTTCAGATCAGGGCCATATAGTGTTGAATTATAAGTCCAGCAATTTTGACCGGTGTAGTTTAGCACTGTAGGAGTTGAACCATTGATACCACATAGGAATGACATGTAGTCATCATAGcctacaaagaaaaatatgtataaacaCATTTGAAAATTCAGAAAACAGGCTTGTTTATTAATCAAGCAGCTTTCATAAATTTGAGCTAGATAAGTGAGACATTTGAACAACAATCGTTGCTGAATTTTTGAAACATTTGAACTTGCATGGAAATTATAATGATTTGAAAGTTCATTAGTCAATTGAGACTTACTAGAATCAAAAAGCAATCCCGGATTTAATGCTGCAGTAGCATTCACAAAACCACTTCCCATGTCAAAGGGAGTTGCTGGAGATAGGTTTTGGTCTATGGAGGGATATGATCGCTGAGCCATTATTGGCCTCCCATTGTTGTCATACAGAGAAGCTGTAGTGGATAGTGCAGATCCAATGGCTGCAGGACTAAAATTGGGAAACTGTTGCTTAATTAGTGCAGCAAGACCAGCAACATGAGGTGCAGCCATGCTTGTGCCAGACATCATTGCAAAATTCTCGCCTGTTAGAATAGTGTAGATCAGATATTCACATATCACTATATTGACATGcttaataaatcaaaattccTATTTCctagtataaatatttataacttaAAAGGATGTTATGTTTAACTTGGAACAGGCCAAATAAACACCTTAAACttgtttatgttttgttttctagTAAAAACAAGCTTATGTATTGACAAACCTAGAAATTCAACAGAATCAGTGGCAACAGAACTCCAAGCAGCCCATATAAAATTTCCAGGAGCTACCAAATTGGGTTTCATAATGTCAGCTTCATGAGGAAGACTGTCCTCTGGATCTGGTCCTCTGGCAGAGTAATACACAACCTTTGGGGCCTCATTATTGTAGTTGGCTTCTAATCCACCACCAATGCTAGCAACAGCCCcaaatttaacaattttatttgaatccCCATCTATTTGCAGTGAAGAATTGTAGTATTGCAGTAATATCTGCACAGTTAAAAAAACGAAGCGAATAGTTGGTCTCAGTGTCATTCCCACACACATGTAAGCAACGAATAGAAATAAGTTGACTGTTGACATATGTCAAATCCACACCATGGTTTTTCATGCAGATATTAGGTGTTTCTTGCACTACTCCAATTAGAATTGGAGTTTCACCTCAGTAATTTGCATTAAAGGACTATTCTGATTACCAGGTGAAACTCCAATTCTGATTGAAGAACAGTACCAACAGCACCTAACAAATTGTATGTAAGTTTTATCCttacatataataaaataaaagcaaaaagaaaaaagacagtATACATGTGCAAGGGAGAAAATGAACAATGCACCTTGGAATCATTTGCAGATGGAATTATTATGCCAGGCATTTTCATAGGAACTGGGTTAAGCTGAAAAGCAGTCACAAAAAGGTCCATGGAGAAAACAACACCAACTGCACTAAGGTTCATGGCTGTTTCTAATGCCTGTTGAATGGTGGAGAGCCCAAGCACAAATCGGACTGAATAGCTACAGATCAGGAGGTTGCCCTGGACCAAATCCTGACTGAACTTACTTGCATCTTGACACTCACCAATATACATATCATCAGTAACTGTTGTGTTTTTGTTCAAAGCATGTCTTGCATGAATCAGTTTAAACATCGTGTTCTCATATGTTCCAGCTGGGGGaagtaattaaagaaaaatgaaaaaaatagggTATTAATAAATCTCAGTAGGTGTACTGATGTAACAAATTATACTTGCACACATTAATAATTGAATCATTTTATTGCTCATCAAGGAACTTCCCCAATGTAACATGATTAAGGTCTTGAAGGTAACAAAAACTAGTTGTTTCAGTAGTGCAGTGTCCATTTTAAATCTTGAATTTCTTTGTTCTTGGTCGGGATTCATATATAAAGTATGACATCACTTTTTGAAATCACACACTTCACACCAGATTTACCCCATCCAAGTAATTACTTTCCCATCTGCACTTCTTTGTTAATTTCAAGACCAAATGCCCAACAAGGCCAAAAGGCCAAGTTAGTCTAAAACAAATTCATGTATAGCTAACCAGGATTAGAGCAACAGAATTTTACGTGCAAGTCCAACACCAGGTATGGTCACATTATTTCCAAGACATAGGGAGTTGCTATAAACTCGATCATGAGAGGTGGCACCAACAGTAAAAATCCATGGACTGAAGGAGGACATGCTCATAGGTGATGGTCCAGTATTGCCAGCAGCTTGCACTACAAAAATACCAGCTTTCACAGCTGATAGCAATGCCATATCTATTGGATTGAAGAAAGTTGCGATGCCAGAAGGACGCCTATTAGGAGTGATTGACAAGCATATTATGTCAACCCCATCCTGAGCTGCCTGTAAACAATTGATTATACTATAAGCCATGCCATAGATGTAAAATTGGGGATATAATTTAGTAAACAGATTTTGAAAGTACTTTACACTTTACAGTAACTCTTCAATTCAAGACCATGCATACCctcaatgaaaatttaaataaatgaatgaataaataaattaacaaactttaaatgaaaagaaaagtaaattatattggATCAACCCACAGGTTAAATTTAGAATGCTACTACAATCTTTATCACATGCTCTTCACTGAATCAGAATTATTTGAAGCCAATAAACAGTCTGTTgaaaaatggataaaaataattatttagttaaTCAAGCAATCACATTGGCGTGTACTAGAGACTGGAAGAGATAACATTGAGAtgataaaaacaagaaaatatatcaAGTGTCAACAAATGACCTAaagtaaaattatcaaatattgcTGGCACATGAATGGCATACAAAAGCACAGATACCTGGTCAATAGCTGCAACAACATCTGCTGCAAATCCTCCAAATCTCTTGTATAGTGCCTTGTAAATGGCAATGCTGTAAAAGATTGAAATGGAATGCATTCAAATGTTTACatatatagaataaaaattaattatgcttGCATGTAATTATTAGAAATCCAGGTTAGAACAGATCCACTCTTCATTTTGTTCTTGAATAAAAAGAATTACATACACCGTTACTATAGTTTTCTATAGTCTTTTTCAAGTGccaaataaatttacaaaaattgtcGGTTACTGTACATGGAGATCAATTCTATGGAATTGAAGCATTccacatggaagaaaaagagataaGTGATAGACAGAAAATAAA belongs to Glycine soja cultivar W05 chromosome 5, ASM419377v2, whole genome shotgun sequence and includes:
- the LOC114413046 gene encoding subtilisin-like protease SBT2.2 isoform X1 is translated as MLGGALALHSKTQMENMHWSQHTHLVVLFFLGMVLIPSVCQSDSTTAVYIVTLRQAPASHYHHHELITVGNNSKHGSSGRRRTRVHKQRHQNVSKPVMKRGSYFARVHDSLLNKVFNGEKYLKLYSYHYLINGFAVLVTQQQAEKLSRRREVSNVVLDFSVRTATTHTPQFLGLPQGAWLQAGGFETAGEGIAIGFVDTGIDPTHPSFADDKSEHPFPVPAHFSGACEVTPDFPSGSCNRKLVGARHFAASAITRGIFNSSQDYASPFDGDGHGTHTASVAAGNHGIPVIVAGQVFGNASGMAPHSHIAIYKALYKRFGGFAADVVAAIDQAAQDGVDIICLSITPNRRPSGIATFFNPIDMALLSAVKAGIFVVQAAGNTGPSPMSMSSFSPWIFTVGATSHDRVYSNSLCLGNNVTIPGVGLAPGTYENTMFKLIHARHALNKNTTVTDDMYIGECQDASKFSQDLVQGNLLICSYSVRFVLGLSTIQQALETAMNLSAVGVVFSMDLFVTAFQLNPVPMKMPGIIIPSANDSKILLQYYNSSLQIDGDSNKIVKFGAVASIGGGLEANYNNEAPKVVYYSARGPDPEDSLPHEADIMKPNLVAPGNFIWAAWSSVATDSVEFLGENFAMMSGTSMAAPHVAGLAALIKQQFPNFSPAAIGSALSTTASLYDNNGRPIMAQRSYPSIDQNLSPATPFDMGSGFVNATAALNPGLLFDSSYDDYMSFLCGINGSTPTVLNYTGQNCWTYNSTLYGPDLNLPSITIARLNQSRVVQRIIQNIAGNETYNVGWSAPYGTSMKVSPNYFSLASGERLVLSVIFNVTNNSSAASYGRIGLYGNQGHVVNIPVAVIFKIL
- the LOC114413046 gene encoding subtilisin-like protease SBT2.2 isoform X2 yields the protein MLGGALALHSKTQMENMHWSQHTHLVVLFFLGMVLIPSVCQSDSTTAVYIVTLRQAPASHYHHHELITVGNNSKHGSSGRRRTRVHKQRHQNVSKPVMKRGSYFARVHDSLLNKVFNGEKYLKLYSYHYLINGFAVLVTQQQAEKLSRRREVSNVVLDFSVRTATTHTPQFLGLPQGAWLQADDKSEHPFPVPAHFSGACEVTPDFPSGSCNRKLVGARHFAASAITRGIFNSSQDYASPFDGDGHGTHTASVAAGNHGIPVIVAGQVFGNASGMAPHSHIAIYKALYKRFGGFAADVVAAIDQAAQDGVDIICLSITPNRRPSGIATFFNPIDMALLSAVKAGIFVVQAAGNTGPSPMSMSSFSPWIFTVGATSHDRVYSNSLCLGNNVTIPGVGLAPGTYENTMFKLIHARHALNKNTTVTDDMYIGECQDASKFSQDLVQGNLLICSYSVRFVLGLSTIQQALETAMNLSAVGVVFSMDLFVTAFQLNPVPMKMPGIIIPSANDSKILLQYYNSSLQIDGDSNKIVKFGAVASIGGGLEANYNNEAPKVVYYSARGPDPEDSLPHEADIMKPNLVAPGNFIWAAWSSVATDSVEFLGENFAMMSGTSMAAPHVAGLAALIKQQFPNFSPAAIGSALSTTASLYDNNGRPIMAQRSYPSIDQNLSPATPFDMGSGFVNATAALNPGLLFDSSYDDYMSFLCGINGSTPTVLNYTGQNCWTYNSTLYGPDLNLPSITIARLNQSRVVQRIIQNIAGNETYNVGWSAPYGTSMKVSPNYFSLASGERLVLSVIFNVTNNSSAASYGRIGLYGNQGHVVNIPVAVIFKIL